From Calditrichota bacterium:
AAAAATTTTCATCTGGCAAAAAAAATCAGATCCGATTATCTCCGTCAATCAAATCGCCCAGCGAGCCTAAAATGGAGCCTTCACCTTTTCGAGAGCCTCCTGCCCTTGGAGCGTGCGCCAGAATGCGATCAGCCATGCGGGAGAAAGGCAGACTTTGCAGATAAACCGTGCCGGCGCCGCGCAGTGTCGCCAGAAAAAATCCCTCGCCGCCGAAAAATGCCGACTTCAAGTTTCGGACAATTTCGATGTCATAATCAATCCCGGCGGTGAACGCCGCGAGACAGCCGGTGTCCACACGCAACGTTTCTCCGTGCAGTTCCTTTTTCACCACCGTACCGCCAACGTGTACAAAAACTCTGCCGTCGCCGCGGAGCCGCTGCAAAATAAAACCTTCGCCGCCAAAAAATCCCGTGCCGAGACGCTTCGTGAATGCAATGCTCACTTCGGTTCCGAGAGCAGCGCAGAGAAAAGCGTCTTTCTGGCAAATCAGTTCGCCATTCACCTGAGACAATTCCACCGGCACGATTTTCCCCGGATACGGCGCAGCAAAGGCAGCGTGGCGCTTTCCCTGACCGTTATTGGTAAAATGCGTCATAAAAATGGATTCGCCAGAGAGCACGCGCTTGCCGGCGTCCAAAATTTTTCCCAGTAATCCTGAGTTCGGTTTCGAACCGTCACCCATGCGGACGT
This genomic window contains:
- a CDS encoding TIGR00266 family protein — translated: MKSHEIDYQIIGDDMQVVEIELDPGETVIAEAGAMNYMEDGISYDVRMGDGSKPNSGLLGKILDAGKRVLSGESIFMTHFTNNGQGKRHAAFAAPYPGKIVPVELSQVNGELICQKDAFLCAALGTEVSIAFTKRLGTGFFGGEGFILQRLRGDGRVFVHVGGTVVKKELHGETLRVDTGCLAAFTAGIDYDIEIVRNLKSAFFGGEGFFLATLRGAGTVYLQSLPFSRMADRILAHAPRAGGSRKGEGSILGSLGDLIDGDNRI